CGGCAAATTCAAGTTGAGCCATATGCTGCTCGTGTCCGGTACGAGCCAGATTCATCATCCGCTGACCAGCAAAAGCGACTCCCAGTTCCTGTCCGGGCTGCTGATTAGCCCACGGGATAGCCAGAAAGCTGTTCACTGCCTGAGAGACTGGTACACTAAACTTCCAGACGCCGTCCAGAGTTCTGTTTTTCAGTTCTACTGTGAATTTGGATGAAATGTCGCCTTTTGCGAGATAGATGGTCTCGCGGTCAGTTCTGACAGGTAAAGCTCGTGTGGTATTTAATTCTAACTGTTTGTCTGAAACACGAATTGATGCGGGATAAAATACAGGAGCCTGGATAGCTTTGACGAGTTCTTTACCAACGATCGCAGGTATATCCTGTTTCCCCGTTGCTTCATCAGAGAGAACAACACCACCTGTATAAACGCCAAGCGTTCCCAGCAGTTGCAGATCTTTTTTAGGACCTACAGCGTAGCTGTGTACTGGAATATGCTGTTCAGCCAGCTTGCCAGTCAACGCTGCCATTTCAGGAAGTGAGATCAGTTTGGCTGAACTCATTCCATCGCCGATATAAACAATAGAACGTGCCTGCTGATTCTGCAGCCCCTGCATGACTGTTTTTAATGCAGCCGAAAGATTTGTAGCACCGAGAGGAGCACGGGCAGCCAGCGATGCTACTGCCAGTTGGGCCTGACGGCTTTTGGGGGCAACGAATTCATTTACGAAGGGGGTACATTGAACGTCGACAGCGTAGACGGCGACACTCGAATCATTGGGAAGTTCATTCAACAGGGATTTGAGCACGTCCAGAGCCTGAGTCCGATGCTCGCCTACCTGACTGGCAGATGTGTCGAACAGAATCGCAATCTGCTCACCTGCGTGTGCGGGAGCCGGAAGTCGATCCGCCTTGAATTGCAAGGCGTAAAAATGTTCGCCTTCACTATTCTGATAGCTGAGGATCTGGCCAATGTTTGAGATTTCTGGAATCTGCTGTTCAGCAAAACTTTGTGGCGGGCACAACATCATTGTTGAGGCAGCCAGAACAAACATTGAAATTCCAAATCTGGATCGCGACATGATTTCTCTCTCCCGAGTAACTTTAGGCAAGAATGCTTGAACTCAAGCCAAAATGGTCAATTGCCAAATTGCGCATTCTCCTCAACTGTGCATTGTATATACAGTCTCGGACACCATTGAAGGAAATTCCCCCGATTTTCTCTTAATTCTCCAAATTTGATGCGAGTTGAAAAGGGTTTGTCGGCACGGACTGAAGTATCCGCGTAATTTGTAGTCCGATTATGGGGAAAGTAAGGGTCAAAGCCCACTTAGCGAAATCAGCGATTTCGACAACCTGAACTGATAAAACAGCTTCGATCTACTCAATTGTTCATATCTGCCACCTCAACTCGCTTCTACTTTCATATTTGAGACGATCGGTTTGTACTGATTCTACTCAATAAGCAGCCGCAAAAATGTCGATCTTTCATTGTGACTCACCCTTATCTCCACACATCAAGCAACTTCTCCTGTCGAACCGAAAGTAAACACGCGGATACGCGTCGCAGTCCGGCTCCATCACATTCCAGACACTGATTCCCGATATGCTCTCTCGACCGTTTTTCACAATAACGTGTCTGATCACGTTGATCGCTTTATTAATGGCGTGGGAATTTCTATTTACAAAATCCGATCGCTTGCCTGCTACATCAGGAAACCGGCCTGCTGCAAGACAAGTCCAAGCCTTTAAACCTGTCTACCGCTCCCCTAAGCCGGTGGACTGGAACCGGCCCGTTAATATTGCAGGCTTAAAAAACCGGTTGTGTTTCCCCCTCTCACTTTCCAGTGAAGATGAGTACGTACTCATTGTCAATAATCTGGACCGCTCCCCCAGACAGACGAAAACCATCGTTCTGGCCGTCGATGATTCATCTGGTGAACAGCTTGCCACAAACTGCTATTTTGAAAACACGCCGGAGCTCACTTCCGGTTCCCGAATCAGTAGCCTGTTCAATGCTTCAAAACTACATCGTACAACAGGCACTGTTGTTTCACTGAATGAAGCATCGTCAGACAAAGCACTTCCGGAGTCTGTACGGTACTTCAATTTATTTGTAACCGATGGGGACCTCTCGGACAAAAAGCAATACACGCGGCTCAAGGCAAGGCTGATTGAACAGAGCCCCCGTGTCGCAATTTACCTTGATGAACAACAAAAACCCGAAGAACTGGCAAACGGGCTCGTCACTGATCTGATCTTGTTGCTCGAGAATCAGGTGCTGGACAAGATCAGCAGGGAGTGTGGTCCAATACGAGATGTCGATGGTAACGGTCGCTTCTGCATCCTGCTCTCTCCCTGGTTAAACAAGCTGCAGGGTGGAAAAACCAAAATCAATGGATTTGTCCGCCCTAGCGACTTCCGGGATAATGTAGCAGAACCGTTCAGCAATCACTGCGATATGCTTTACCTCAATTCCGCATTGAAACCAGGTCAACAGCTGCTCGACCTGTTGAGCCATGAAGTGACCCATGCAGCAGTCTCCAGCATCCGCACTGCCAGCGGCTGTTCTCTTCCAGACGAAGAAGACTGGCTGAACGAAGGCATCGCTCACATGATGGAGCCTGGTTATACAAATCGAGATTACCGGATCAGTGAGTTTTTCCGGTCACCTGAATCATATCCACTGGTGGTCTCCGATTATTACCGTGCACAACTCTGGCGCAACCATGGATGCCGTGGAGCCGTGAACCTGTTTCTGAACTGGTGTAACCAGCGAGAGTCTTACGGGCGTTTTGCCAACCGCTTTACTCATCACCAGTTGACCGGCACTGCAAAGATCGAACAGTTAACTTCCACTAGGTTTCCAGAACTGTTTCGACTCTGGTCTCTGGATCTGGCCAGACAGTCTCTGGCTTACAACACACAGCAAGCTGCCCCAAATACACCTGAGCCACTCATCCACTGTGGCAGATTCGTGCTGGCTGGTCCTGCCATTCACAACTGGAATTTGTCGGATCAGAAGCATCAGAGTCTGAAGATTGCCTCGACGGCTTCCGGCTTTCTACGACTCAATTCGAATAGTCAGTTGCCGGAAAAACGCATGATCAATGTGCAGGGATTTCCATCGATGCAGTTGACGTTGTTGAAAATTGAACAGACCGCACAACAGGTTTCACTACAGGCGAATTATACCTCTGCTGAAAATCCGGTAGATTCTATTTCCGAATTCGTTGCAGTTCACCTGCATTGCAGTCACCCCGTCAATTCAAAAGTCGAAATGATCAGCCTGGAATTTAATGGGGCTTACCTTTCACAAGTCGCTCGGCAACCGCAGAAACTGGATATCTCGACTATTAGTTCTGCCTCAATTAAGCAGAGATCCGGTCTGCAAGTCACTATGCTGAATTCCCGTACTCAACAGAAAAAACAGCAGACAGACTTTCGTGTGTCGATACCACGAAAGAACTTCGACGGCAAGACGGGGGCAGAAAGCCTCAGCTGGAAAGTCATCTTGATTTCTGAAACACAGGAACGAAGTGTCGTCCAGGCAGAACTGAATTTACCCGCGCTGTCACCTCGCAGATTGGCAAAAGGTGTCAGCGATACAGCAAAATAAGCCACGTTCAAATTAAAAACTGGCAGAATCATCCTGATTTTCACCCAGATACTTCAATCGGGTCGCAAACATTTTTTTCAGACGGGATACCGGGTACATCCGTACGATTTTATTCTTATAGGTGATTCTACCCTGATCGTCACGCCCCAGTTGTGCAGCAACATCCGGTTTGGCCATTCCTGCATACAGGCCGGCAAAAGTTTCCGGATCCACTCCATTACCGGCTTCCAGATCATCCAGTGCATTCACTCCACCACAGGAAACAGCAAATGCATTCAGCCCTTTGGTAGCGGGACGCATGAAATTTTCCTGTTCGAGTGCTGACTGTGCTTCAACCAGTTGCTTCACCCCGCGCTTAATTTTATCTTCGGTCTCTTCGGTGGGAGTTCCGGAGGCCTGCTGTGCGTGCAAACGGGTGCTCTGAAAGCTTTGAGAAGCACCTAAAACATAACCGACGGTAATCAGCAGTAAACCGACAGCGACCTGGCTAACCTTCGACATGAAAGACTCCCTGTGAATGCAACTTTTTTTGTTTTGTGGCTTCTATTCAAGATCAACAACCATAAGGTACATTATCGCCCCCCGGTCTGCTGGCTTAAAATAGTCAAATCGTATGACATGCAGTAGCGTTTGAAGATCATTTTTACTAATAATTGACAGCCCAGGTCAATAAGAACCATGAAATTTAGCAGCTGAAACCTTAATCCTCTTAATTTATATTGGAATTCAGCCCGAACGAATCTCTTCCCGGCTGATCCCAGAGACATCACTCAGAGCCAGAGATTTACGAAGATGACCATCGAAGAATTTCAACAGGCACTCTCTCAGATCGTCACCCAGTTTCAGAGAGCCGATTATGATGCACGACATCTGCTTCTGGATCTTTCTGAAAAAATCCAGGAACTCTCGGAGCAGATCCCCGAGACCGTGCCCAGTCATCTGAAATCTGAGTGGAAATCGATCTGCTGCGATGTAGATGCTGTCCAGCCTGCCTTTAAAAGCCATCGTAAAACGTCGAGTCTTTTCGACCGGCAGGGTATGGGACTTCCGGGAGTTCAAACGGCAAAAACACTGATCATTCGCATCGTCGCTCTGTCAAAATTGATCGATCGACTGAGTGCGTAGCTTCTGACCTTGATCTTAATTCAGACGACAATGCGACTTAGATGATGTAACAACATCTCTTTCTGTTGTGCAATTTCGATCCGATCTTCCGATTTGCAGGCTTCTTCCAGTTTAGAAGCAAGCTGGGAAAGTTCATCAAATCCATAACCGGCACCTGCGCCTTTCAGCTGATGCGCCAGTGTTTTAATCTGATCTTTCTGGTCAGAGCTCACTGTCTGACTCAAAATCTGCTTTTTCTCTTCGATCCCATCGACGAACATTTCAATCAGTTCCAGGAAATCTTCATCATCACAAAATGCCGATCGAACAGGCGTCGTTTCTAAGGTATACAACATATTGAGGTACTCCAATTCAACTCAGGGTCCCAAAATCATCTTATTTCAATTGTTTAATTTGTGTCTCAGAACTTCATCCCGGCGAACACCAGCATTCGTTCCGACTTGCTACGTTTACAATTAATAGTTTGGAGGATTTCTTGTGCTGCAAAAAAGGTTCATTTATCCAATTTAGATACGAAGTAATAGAGGTATGCGAAATGGATGTAATGAATAAGACAGATATGCCGATACGAGATTTATACCAAACAAGGTATAACACTCAATTTTCAGAGTACATGACTATAAACACAAGAACACGTAACCACCGTCTGATATTGACTCAAATCGGGTTCTTACCTTATACACCCTCCGTGATTTCGATTACTCCCGTCTGGACAGTTCGAGTGGATTCCTGAGTCAGGGTCTATCTGAACCGAGTTTGATTCACTGGACTTATCAGAATCAGATAATTTTGAGCTAACCCCTTTAAACCATTCTCTTTAGTTCTAGATATATTTAACCCTGCCATGCGATTGTTACAGCGCTACGTTCTGTTTGAATTATTGCGCGTTTTTACACTCATGATTACGGTGCTAACCGTCCTGCTGGTATTTGTTGGCGCGTTCCAACAGGCAACCAGTCAGGGTCTGGGTGTGATTCTGGTTTTAAAGATTCTGCCGTTCATCGTTCCCAGTATGCTGCCCTTTACGATTCCGGCGACCCTGTTGCTGACGGTGTGTGTAGTTTATGGACGCATTGCCGGAGACCAGGAAATCACGGCAGCAAAAGCTGCGGGTATCAATGTGCTCTCACTTCTCTGGCCTTCTTTTATTCTGGGCGGCTTTCTGAGTCTGGGTTCACTGATTTTGAGCGACCAGATTATTCCCTGGGCGGAAAAAAATATCGAGAACACCATCGCCTGCGAACTTGAAACCATCTTCCTGGAAAAACTGCGGTCACAAAATCAGATCCATGACCCGACCAGCGGAATCTCCATCACCGTCATGGGCGTGCGCGACAAGACTCTGCTCGTCCCCACGTTTCGCTATTCACCTCCCAACAAGAAACCCGTCCATCTTCAGGCAGAAGAAGCGACCCTGGAATTTGATCTCACCAATCAGCAGGTCATCCTGCATATTTCCAAAGGGCATATCGACTTCCCTGGAAAACCACGATTCTTTGTCGAAAAAGATACGTTTCCGTTCCCGCTCCCCAGCCAGACCACCATGGCCAAACCCAGACACATGAGTGTGAAATCCATCAAATCCGAGCTGATAGAACTCAGCGAGAAAAAAATCGAGTTCGAATTCCAGCGCGATATCGAAGTGGCCATGCTGTTAGCTCTGGGAGATTTTGAACGCTTTCAATCACCCGAAGTCAACAATGACCTTCCACAGGATCAACTTCAGGAAAAACGCCAGAACAAACTCAAAACAGCCCTCTCCAGCCGCTTCGCTTTAAGTTGCAGCTGCTTCTTTTTTGTACTGGTGGGCTGCCCCTTTTCTATCGCCCAGGCACGACGACAGTTTCTCACCAGCTTCTTTCTGGTATTCCTGCCAATTCTGCTCTTTTATTACCCCATTGTGTTACTGGCTATCAACCTGGCCAAGCAGGGAAAGATTGAGCCAACGTGGTCCCTCTGGGCGGGTAACGCAGGTCTGCTGATCGTCGCGATTCACATGCTGCGAAAAGTACTGCGAAATTAAGAGCCGGTTGAATCGGCACTCCGCTTCTTTTCATTCCAATCGGAGAAAAATGTGGTCAACCGTCGCGTTTCTCCAAAGATATACATTGCCGCCGAGATATGCCCCGCATCCAGCCAGACCAGTTCCGGCTTCTTTCCCATTGATTCCCATAAAGCCACTGCGCTTTTCGGGGGGAGAATTTCATCATGCTTCGCAGCCACCATCAGCACATCACGATCCTGTAACAGTTTGCCATAAGTATGCGGATCCACGGGCGACATGATTTCCAGAAATGACTTAAACGTCCCTCCATTGTCCAGCCAATGTTGACGAAACCGTTTTGCATCCTTGTGTGGATTTTCCCAGATCCCCAGCGCCAGATTTCCCCCGCCCAGATAGATCGCCACTTTCTTGAATCGAGGCTCTGCTTCCGCGGACAGGGCTGACATGATGCCTCCCAGACTGATTCCAGTGACTCCCAGTCGCTCTGCATCCACTTCCTGACGGTTCCCCAGCCACGCCGCTGCCCGCCGGATATCCAGCACCGCCTGAGTCATGCCCTCTGCCGTATGTTCGGGCACAAAAGAAATCATTCGTCGTCGACTCTGTGCGCCTGCACCACGTCGCTCAGCGTAATAAGGCATTTTGATAGTCAGCGCCGCAATCCCCTGCCGTGCCAGAGAATTCGCAGACATCTCTGACAATTCAAATCCCCCCCCTAGAATATGCAGGCACACACAGGCAGGAAACGGTCCCGGACCTTCAGGCTGGTAATAATGGCCGTGCACTATGTTATTTTCCGTGACAGGCGTTTTCACGGGGGAAGGAAATGTAACGTCATACACCCGTACCGGGCCACTCATCCGTTTAAACTGACAGGTGAATGGAAACGAGTGAGGCTCAAGGTGGAACCGCGCTGGAACTTTATCTTCTTGCTGCGTGGTCTCGAAGTGAACCTCCCCCTGCTCTGGAATGTCTACGAACTGAGAATCCGCTGCTTTTGATTCAGCTCGACTCACATCTGGCAGACTGACCAGAGAGAACAAAACACAACAGGTAACCAGAAGACGTCGTTCCTGTGACAGGTGAAGTACACAATCCATAACAGTTAAACTTCCTGATTAGCAGTAAGATAAAAAAGCAGCCCCTGTTTCCAGTCAGTGACATGCTGCATGATCAAGCGTATTTTAGGGCAAAGACAGTCAGGAATGTAGACTGATTTTGAAGAGATTTCCCTGCAGAAGAGAAAAGAATGGAAATAGAGGCCCTTACTCAAAACCGGACCATGTTTCCGGACAAGATGCCTTTTGTTTCGACTTTCCGGCGTTGAGAACTCGTTCGATTTCTTCAGCAGACATCCCAGCGGCCAGCAGATGGTGTTTCAGATTCACATCTTCCTGATGGCACACGGTTTTGGACCAGTAATGACTGATAATTGCAGTCACGCCGGACACAAGAGGCAATCCAATCAGACAAACGACAGCTGTAACACCTGTGACATCAATATCTCCCATAAGTCTCTCCTGAGAAAAGAAACCGGCAATTTGTCATTTAATCGGTCTTCGCTGTCAGGTGTCGAATCTTAATTATTTGACGGTAATTCTTTTTTGGTTCCGGATCCGGGAAATACAGTAAAGACAGGGACTTGGACGGATAAATTGTTCTGAGACCAGAATTTCGGTAAACAGAGTAAATTGACTCCAGAGTGGCTGCAGATAATAATAGGAGAGGAATAAAACGATTTTATTTTAATTAAATTGATCATTCTGTTCCGAAATGACGTATTATAAGAAACGTACTACTGAAGACACGGGGGCGATCGGATTCGACTGGTTCACCGTATGTTAAGGTGGCGTGCCGTGGTTGATCAGTTGGCCACGTTAAAAGCTGATCACAATCTAATTGCAAACAAGCAATTTTCAATGGCTGCTTAATAAAAGCAACCCTGGCTTAGGAATCCCCGCCTGAGGAGTCCGAAGGCTAGTCACAAAATTAGGCTGGTATCAGATCAATGTCCGCTCCGTCTGATACGAGACAAGTGGTGGACTGGTTTCCGAAAGGCTCTGTTTGTCGTGCCCGAAGAAACGAGACTCAAACGATAAAATATGCACGTAGAGGCTTTAGCTGAGGGTTCACAGGACGCGGGTTCAATTCCCGCCGCCTCCACTTAAAGGCCACTTACCAGAATCGGTAAGTGGCCTTTTTCATTTGGATTACATTAATTCATAACTACGTCGGGTACAAAAAGACTGTCGCCCGTTAAGTTCAACGGCCAATTGATCTTTGACAACAAAACCTGGTAAAAAAACTGACGTGAGGCGGAGCGGGTATGCCGTGAAGGACTGTTGGTTGTGACCTTTTAGGAGCGAACGCGCGTACGCTGATCGTCTCGTATTCCGGCGGCGGATCGACAGAGCATGGCGGCAGATAATCTCGTGAGCTGTGCGCGC
The sequence above is a segment of the Gimesia algae genome. Coding sequences within it:
- a CDS encoding Hpt domain-containing protein produces the protein MLYTLETTPVRSAFCDDEDFLELIEMFVDGIEEKKQILSQTVSSDQKDQIKTLAHQLKGAGAGYGFDELSQLASKLEEACKSEDRIEIAQQKEMLLHHLSRIVV
- a CDS encoding LptF/LptG family permease, translating into MRLLQRYVLFELLRVFTLMITVLTVLLVFVGAFQQATSQGLGVILVLKILPFIVPSMLPFTIPATLLLTVCVVYGRIAGDQEITAAKAAGINVLSLLWPSFILGGFLSLGSLILSDQIIPWAEKNIENTIACELETIFLEKLRSQNQIHDPTSGISITVMGVRDKTLLVPTFRYSPPNKKPVHLQAEEATLEFDLTNQQVILHISKGHIDFPGKPRFFVEKDTFPFPLPSQTTMAKPRHMSVKSIKSELIELSEKKIEFEFQRDIEVAMLLALGDFERFQSPEVNNDLPQDQLQEKRQNKLKTALSSRFALSCSCFFFVLVGCPFSIAQARRQFLTSFFLVFLPILLFYYPIVLLAINLAKQGKIEPTWSLWAGNAGLLIVAIHMLRKVLRN
- a CDS encoding alpha/beta hydrolase family protein, with product MDCVLHLSQERRLLVTCCVLFSLVSLPDVSRAESKAADSQFVDIPEQGEVHFETTQQEDKVPARFHLEPHSFPFTCQFKRMSGPVRVYDVTFPSPVKTPVTENNIVHGHYYQPEGPGPFPACVCLHILGGGFELSEMSANSLARQGIAALTIKMPYYAERRGAGAQSRRRMISFVPEHTAEGMTQAVLDIRRAAAWLGNRQEVDAERLGVTGISLGGIMSALSAEAEPRFKKVAIYLGGGNLALGIWENPHKDAKRFRQHWLDNGGTFKSFLEIMSPVDPHTYGKLLQDRDVLMVAAKHDEILPPKSAVALWESMGKKPELVWLDAGHISAAMYIFGETRRLTTFFSDWNEKKRSADSTGS